From a single Salvelinus namaycush isolate Seneca chromosome 14, SaNama_1.0, whole genome shotgun sequence genomic region:
- the LOC120058863 gene encoding high mobility group protein HMG-I/HMG-Y-like, which yields MSDKGTISAKEGAEKRGRGRPRKQPPVKSGSDEPSGSPTPKRPRGRPKGSKNKTVTKGKKTPAASTAGMKRRGRPKKEEKEEQTAKESSSEEGEEEEDQ from the exons ATGAGTGATAAGGGCACCATCTCAGCAAAAGAGGGAGCAGAGAAGAGGGGACGTGGAAGGCCAAGGAAACAGCCACCGGTGAAAAGTGGTTCTGAT GAGCCCAGTGGGTCCCCTACCCCAAAGAGGCCCAGGGGACGGCCAAAAGGCAGCAAGAACAAGACTGTCACCAAGGGCAAG AAGACACCAGCAGCCTCAACTGCAGGGATGAAACGCAGGGGAAGACCTAAGAAGGAG GAAAAGGAGGAACAGACAGCCAAGGAATCATCATCtgaagaaggagaagaggaggaagaccaGTAA
- the LOC120058862 gene encoding small integral membrane protein 29-like, with translation MNSTTQPPAPIDRDVAVSSVLVPFFLITFIGIAAAVVLYVRKKRRIDRLRHQLLPVYTYDPSEELHEVEQEMLWKEEDTKVVKGWARSYQQQRPLLMKDTHA, from the exons ATGAACAGCACTACTCAGCCCCCTGCCCCCATAGACAGGGATGTGGCAGTCAGCtctgtgttggtaccattcttccTGATCACCTTCATCGGGATAGCTGCAGCTGTG GTGCTGTATGTGCGCAAGAAGAGAAG AATTGACAGGCTCCGGCACCAGTTGCTTCCAGTCTATACTTACGACCCCTCTGAAGAATTACATGAAGTTGAACAGGAAATGCTGTGGAAAGAGGAAGATACTAAG GTGGTGAAGGGTTGGGCACGATCATACCAGCAGCAACGTCCCCTGTTGATGAAAGATACCCATGCATGA